A portion of the Bifidobacterium bifidum ATCC 29521 = JCM 1255 = DSM 20456 genome contains these proteins:
- a CDS encoding beta-N-acetylhexosaminidase, with the protein MSFDLIPEPQSVTLNGEAADSDDAGAPVPVALPLVGRISEDRDIDDIAGVFPTQLADDIEAATGLRWDIASDVMVAGLPAPNAATAHPVPPHASCWKSFITLRLDPSSLEPQEYRLTIARSGIDVVGGDTEGVRNGVQTLRQIIRQCAPALPRLVIADKPAYKVRGYYLDATRGRVPTLDWLKTWADRLCLYKYNQLQLYIEHTFMFDDLSETWRGTSPLKPADIIAFDEYCARLGIELVPSVSTFGHQYMAMRTRELRHLGEFPEDADRQYGFVERQRHHTLNITEPESLAFSFKLIDAYMQLFRTRKFNICGDETFDLGRGRSKPEAERRGVAAMYADFVSQLCRHLSERGREPMCWGDIAVEMPQILGLLPDNVTLLNWLYAPGIGEDKVRLVAQAGAPQYVCSAVWCWNALLPRLDDSWNNISRLARYGVKYGAVGYLVTDWGDYGHVNDPRMAVSGMIFGAQCAWNPMAHIQGEAGCGDGEEGSAAGYADAAADAVRENKAAADGDSPAPLPSSSESDDYTGGAADAIAGAPAGGDGSCAEMCRRVAEVEYGDRSGGIVEALRDAACRVAFSWDDMVWYCELDEGDGRMNRDAASAMHLGVHGFSGEYGREWEARLLGSTDLDEARRTMLQGLSPHIVRAAEANEALLCDAMRLGAAAGRASRLGAARRDVPAMLAAIEGQRWFNLVGLCLARRHDVITVDAGDIARASAGLIEPDAGSSAGPEAVQYVSIRVARGLERWFETYCDLWRSVSAESELARIASIVWRCADALRS; encoded by the coding sequence ATGTCATTCGATCTCATTCCGGAACCGCAATCCGTGACATTGAACGGGGAGGCTGCCGATTCGGATGATGCCGGAGCTCCGGTACCCGTCGCGTTGCCGCTCGTAGGCCGCATCTCGGAAGATCGCGACATCGATGACATCGCCGGCGTTTTCCCGACCCAGCTTGCCGATGATATCGAAGCGGCGACGGGCCTGCGCTGGGACATCGCCAGCGATGTCATGGTGGCCGGACTGCCCGCGCCAAATGCCGCGACTGCGCACCCGGTTCCGCCCCACGCTTCATGCTGGAAGTCGTTTATCACATTGAGACTCGACCCCTCATCCCTGGAGCCGCAGGAATACCGCCTGACCATCGCACGCTCCGGCATAGACGTCGTCGGCGGCGATACGGAAGGCGTGCGCAACGGCGTGCAGACCCTTCGCCAGATCATCCGTCAGTGCGCACCGGCGCTGCCTCGACTCGTCATCGCGGACAAACCGGCGTACAAGGTCCGCGGCTACTATCTCGACGCCACGCGCGGCCGCGTCCCCACGCTCGACTGGCTGAAAACATGGGCCGACCGGCTGTGCCTGTACAAGTACAACCAGCTTCAGCTATACATCGAGCACACGTTCATGTTCGACGATCTGAGCGAGACTTGGCGCGGCACCAGCCCGCTCAAGCCCGCCGACATCATCGCGTTCGACGAATACTGCGCGCGGCTCGGCATCGAGCTGGTGCCGTCGGTCTCGACTTTCGGACACCAGTACATGGCGATGCGCACGCGCGAGCTGCGCCATCTCGGCGAGTTTCCCGAGGACGCCGACCGTCAGTACGGTTTCGTGGAGCGGCAGCGTCACCACACGCTCAACATCACCGAACCGGAGTCCCTCGCGTTCTCGTTCAAGCTGATCGATGCTTACATGCAGCTGTTCCGCACACGCAAGTTCAACATCTGCGGCGATGAGACGTTCGATTTGGGTCGCGGCCGTTCCAAGCCCGAAGCCGAACGCCGCGGCGTGGCCGCGATGTACGCCGACTTCGTATCGCAGCTGTGCCGTCACTTGTCTGAGCGTGGCCGCGAGCCGATGTGCTGGGGTGACATCGCTGTGGAGATGCCGCAGATCCTCGGCCTGTTGCCGGATAACGTCACGCTGCTCAACTGGTTGTACGCGCCGGGCATCGGCGAAGACAAGGTACGCCTCGTCGCGCAGGCCGGGGCCCCGCAGTACGTGTGCTCGGCGGTATGGTGCTGGAATGCGCTGCTGCCGCGCCTCGACGACTCGTGGAACAACATCTCCCGACTCGCGCGCTACGGCGTGAAGTACGGTGCGGTCGGGTACCTGGTGACCGACTGGGGTGATTACGGGCATGTCAACGATCCGCGCATGGCGGTTTCCGGCATGATATTCGGCGCGCAGTGCGCGTGGAATCCGATGGCTCATATCCAGGGTGAGGCCGGGTGCGGCGACGGCGAAGAAGGCTCTGCTGCCGGTTATGCCGATGCCGCCGCCGATGCCGTCCGTGAGAACAAGGCCGCCGCGGACGGGGATTCCCCGGCACCGCTCCCGTCGAGCTCGGAAAGCGACGATTACACCGGTGGCGCGGCCGACGCGATTGCGGGCGCGCCGGCCGGCGGCGATGGGTCGTGTGCCGAGATGTGCCGTCGCGTGGCCGAGGTCGAATACGGCGACCGTTCGGGCGGCATAGTCGAGGCACTGCGAGATGCCGCCTGTCGTGTGGCGTTCAGCTGGGATGACATGGTCTGGTACTGCGAGCTGGATGAAGGCGACGGACGGATGAATCGCGATGCCGCATCGGCGATGCATCTCGGCGTGCATGGGTTCAGCGGGGAATACGGGCGGGAGTGGGAGGCCCGACTGCTGGGCAGTACCGATCTTGATGAGGCTCGGCGCACGATGCTGCAAGGGCTGTCGCCGCATATCGTCCGCGCGGCCGAGGCGAACGAGGCGCTGCTGTGCGACGCCATGCGACTCGGCGCCGCCGCCGGTCGCGCATCGCGTTTGGGTGCGGCTCGGCGTGATGTGCCGGCGATGCTGGCCGCCATCGAGGGGCAGCGCTGGTTCAACTTGGTCGGCTTGTGCCTTGCGCGGCGGCATGACGTCATCACGGTCGATGCCGGCGATATCGCCCGCGCGTCGGCCGGGTTGATCGAACCGGACGCAGGCTCTTCCGCAGGGCCGGAAGCCGTGCAGTATGTCTCGATTCGAGTGGCACGTGGTCTGGAGCGCTGGTTCGAGACCTACTGCGACTTGTGGCGTTCTGTCAGCGCGGAATCGGAATTGGCCCGCATCGCCTCCATCGTGTGGCGCTGTGCCGACGCCCTGCGTTCATAA
- a CDS encoding LacI family DNA-binding transcriptional regulator encodes MSSTSSITDVAALARVSKATVSRVLSGRRTKDDNIAKRVRDVAEQLNYQANSAASALRSDTTNTIGLIMPGPTDPLAARLLAELEPEVNRSGRQLLLGLGDDQRTQAERIEAMLARRVDGLVVMPPQDANTAAFLDDYVGMTSLVQAFGHSTSFHVNWVGVDESASMKLMLSHLAEYNADSIAFLSGNVNSASAAELFATLQTSTRVMNLMTEPGWTTFGDNSAKRGYHDVMRLFGDKGNRPNALICATDDVAIGALMALNQLGIRVPDEVKVIGSGDSPAAAIADPPLSSILPPCRLIAHEALRLISVSASSKHWLPAHTAYPPQLVQRESTSGPRFGSSDMALPDDES; translated from the coding sequence ATGAGCTCAACGAGTTCCATCACCGACGTCGCCGCATTGGCGCGCGTATCCAAAGCCACTGTCTCCCGCGTTCTTTCAGGGCGCCGCACCAAAGACGACAACATCGCGAAACGCGTGCGGGACGTGGCGGAACAGCTCAACTATCAGGCCAACTCCGCCGCCAGCGCACTGCGCAGCGACACGACCAATACCATCGGCCTCATCATGCCCGGCCCGACCGACCCTCTGGCAGCCCGACTGCTCGCGGAGTTGGAGCCCGAAGTCAACCGCTCGGGACGCCAGCTGCTGCTGGGCCTCGGCGACGACCAGCGAACCCAGGCGGAACGCATCGAAGCCATGCTCGCCCGCCGGGTCGACGGGCTGGTGGTCATGCCGCCGCAAGACGCCAACACCGCAGCGTTCCTGGATGACTACGTCGGCATGACCTCGCTGGTTCAGGCGTTCGGCCACTCCACGTCCTTCCACGTGAACTGGGTTGGCGTCGACGAAAGCGCCTCCATGAAGCTGATGCTTTCGCACCTTGCCGAGTACAACGCCGACTCCATCGCATTCCTCAGCGGCAACGTCAACTCCGCCAGCGCCGCCGAGCTGTTCGCCACGTTGCAGACGTCAACGAGGGTCATGAACCTGATGACCGAACCGGGTTGGACCACGTTCGGCGACAATTCCGCGAAGCGCGGGTATCACGACGTTATGAGACTGTTCGGGGACAAGGGCAACCGCCCGAACGCGCTCATCTGCGCCACCGACGATGTGGCGATCGGAGCGCTGATGGCGCTGAACCAACTGGGAATCCGTGTGCCGGACGAGGTCAAGGTCATTGGGTCGGGCGACTCCCCCGCGGCGGCCATCGCCGACCCGCCGCTCTCGTCGATTCTCCCGCCGTGCCGGCTCATCGCCCATGAAGCGCTGCGACTCATCAGCGTCAGTGCCAGCAGCAAACACTGGCTTCCGGCGCACACCGCGTATCCGCCGCAGCTAGTGCAGCGCGAATCGACCAGCGGGCCGCGATTCGGCTCCAGCGACATGGCGCTGCCCGACGACGAGAGCTGA
- a CDS encoding PTS sugar transporter subunit IIA gives MVADIDGFLPDSAFLLDVPATDWKDAIRLAGKGLVAAGFTTDAYTDQMIETVEKMGPYIVIAPGLALAHSRPSEAVLKTGLSWVRLSTPVKFGNKANDPVSLVIGLAGHDENEHITVMSAIASALINPKKTAALAAAPTPEAIRDILHQ, from the coding sequence ATGGTCGCCGATATTGACGGGTTCCTGCCGGACAGCGCGTTTCTGCTCGACGTTCCCGCCACCGATTGGAAAGATGCCATCCGGCTTGCCGGCAAAGGACTGGTGGCGGCTGGTTTCACCACCGACGCGTATACGGATCAGATGATCGAGACGGTCGAGAAAATGGGCCCGTACATCGTCATCGCCCCGGGTCTCGCGCTCGCGCACTCCCGTCCGTCCGAGGCCGTGCTGAAGACCGGCTTGAGCTGGGTGCGCCTGTCCACGCCGGTGAAGTTCGGCAACAAGGCCAACGACCCGGTATCGCTGGTCATCGGTCTGGCCGGTCATGACGAGAACGAGCACATCACCGTGATGTCCGCCATCGCCTCGGCCCTGATCAATCCCAAGAAGACCGCGGCGCTCGCCGCGGCCCCCACGCCGGAAGCCATCCGCGACATCCTGCATCAATAG
- a CDS encoding PTS sugar transporter subunit IIB → MNILCVCGNGIGTSVLLKVNVESVAADLGVDVNVTTSDAGSAKGIANMNDLVLTSAELAPELEGTTTPVEVITNFMDTDEIKSVLEKYAD, encoded by the coding sequence ATGAACATCCTCTGCGTATGCGGCAACGGCATCGGCACATCGGTGCTGTTGAAGGTCAATGTCGAATCGGTCGCGGCCGACCTTGGCGTCGATGTCAATGTCACCACCTCCGATGCGGGCAGCGCCAAGGGCATCGCCAACATGAACGATCTGGTGCTCACCTCCGCCGAGCTCGCGCCCGAGCTGGAAGGCACCACCACGCCCGTCGAAGTCATCACGAACTTCATGGACACCGACGAGATTAAGTCGGTGCTGGAGAAGTACGCCGACTGA
- a CDS encoding PTS ascorbate transporter subunit IIC: MNVVVQVLNFISQEILNVPAYLIGIIAAIGLIALKRSAGQVVSGALKAAMGYLILGAGATVVTSALAPFGDLVLKSTGAHGVVPTNEVITAQASSQYGASSAYIIVLSFIVMLLLARFTPLKYIFLTGHHMVFMSTMLAVVLSVGFGTDHQLLIVIIGAILMGVIMVVMPAFAQPFMNRVTGSDKLSIGHFNTLGYIVSGAVGAGVGKKSKSTEDINFPKGLSFLRDSMVSTTLLMVVLYLVFSVWAAIVLPAKEAFKIFSTNPDNYGSFFMAAFAQALQFGIGVSIILYGVRIILGELVPAFQGIANKVVPGARPALDIPIVFPYGANASLIGFLGSFVGGLVALAIIAVWLGPVWGVALILPGMVPHFFDGGGAGVFGNATGGRIGAIVGSFINGLLITFLPAALMTVMGSFGLANSTFGDADFCWFGTITGNMAHLGPVGGAICLLIFAAVLFAAAWIWQVKVVNTGWTPGAKHAEYIEQVKAEEKVAKAAARAAKKAAAEA; encoded by the coding sequence ATGAACGTTGTCGTTCAAGTGCTGAATTTCATCAGCCAGGAAATACTGAATGTGCCGGCGTATCTGATTGGCATCATCGCGGCCATCGGTCTGATCGCACTGAAGCGCAGCGCCGGGCAGGTCGTGTCGGGCGCCCTGAAGGCGGCCATGGGCTACCTGATCTTGGGTGCCGGCGCTACCGTCGTCACCTCGGCTTTGGCCCCGTTCGGCGACCTGGTGCTCAAGTCCACCGGCGCGCACGGCGTCGTGCCCACCAATGAGGTCATCACCGCGCAGGCGTCCAGCCAGTACGGCGCCTCCTCGGCGTACATCATCGTGCTCAGCTTCATCGTGATGCTGCTGCTCGCGCGGTTCACCCCGCTGAAATACATCTTCCTGACCGGCCACCACATGGTGTTCATGTCCACCATGCTGGCCGTGGTGCTGTCCGTGGGATTCGGCACGGACCACCAGCTGCTCATCGTGATCATCGGCGCCATCCTCATGGGCGTGATCATGGTGGTCATGCCGGCGTTCGCGCAGCCGTTCATGAACAGGGTGACCGGTAGCGACAAGCTGTCGATCGGCCACTTCAACACCCTCGGCTACATTGTCTCCGGTGCTGTCGGCGCCGGCGTGGGCAAGAAGTCGAAGTCCACTGAAGACATCAACTTCCCGAAGGGCCTGAGCTTCCTGCGTGACTCCATGGTCTCCACCACGCTGCTCATGGTCGTGCTGTACCTGGTCTTCTCCGTGTGGGCCGCCATCGTGCTGCCGGCCAAGGAAGCGTTCAAGATCTTCTCCACCAACCCCGACAACTACGGTTCGTTCTTCATGGCCGCGTTCGCGCAGGCTCTGCAGTTCGGTATCGGCGTGAGCATCATCCTCTACGGTGTTCGTATCATCCTCGGTGAACTCGTCCCCGCCTTCCAGGGCATTGCGAACAAGGTCGTGCCCGGCGCCCGCCCGGCGCTGGACATCCCGATTGTGTTCCCGTACGGCGCCAATGCTTCGCTGATCGGCTTCCTCGGCTCCTTCGTCGGTGGCCTGGTGGCTCTGGCGATCATCGCCGTGTGGCTCGGCCCGGTCTGGGGCGTCGCGCTGATCCTGCCCGGCATGGTGCCTCACTTCTTCGATGGTGGTGGTGCTGGTGTGTTCGGCAACGCCACGGGTGGTCGTATCGGTGCCATTGTCGGCTCGTTCATCAACGGCCTGCTGATTACCTTCCTGCCGGCCGCGTTGATGACCGTGATGGGCAGCTTCGGTCTGGCCAACTCCACCTTCGGTGACGCCGACTTCTGCTGGTTCGGTACGATTACCGGCAACATGGCTCACCTCGGTCCTGTCGGTGGCGCCATCTGCCTGCTGATCTTTGCCGCGGTGCTCTTCGCCGCCGCGTGGATCTGGCAGGTCAAGGTCGTCAACACCGGCTGGACTCCGGGTGCCAAGCACGCCGAGTACATCGAGCAGGTGAAGGCCGAGGAGAAGGTCGCCAAGGCCGCTGCTCGCGCCGCCAAGAAGGCCGCTGCGGAAGCGTGA
- a CDS encoding YgjP family zinc-dependent metalloprotease yields MPLPNQRRHARKAPASASTAAASTVLEVDGLQLHVTRKRIKNLYLRIKPPLGTVEVSAPMRMSQRQIIGFAHERHSWIVQQQRRMAEARRMSLRQAETLTPLPSAPAGDGGNAGVDGRRGGDQPQLPMFDRSAMWTDERKHAAAAAIDAALPGLLRKWAPIVGRSPSHVTLRVMTSRWGSCTPKTGRIRLNLQLGLMEPRFLEYVLVHEMTHLWANGHGADFQRRMSAYLPSWRELRRELNKRVLL; encoded by the coding sequence ATGCCATTGCCCAATCAGCGTCGTCATGCCCGAAAAGCACCCGCGTCCGCCTCAACCGCCGCCGCGTCGACCGTGCTTGAGGTGGACGGCCTGCAATTGCATGTGACGCGCAAGCGCATCAAGAACCTCTATCTGCGTATCAAGCCGCCTCTGGGAACCGTCGAGGTGTCGGCGCCGATGCGCATGAGCCAGCGTCAGATCATTGGTTTCGCTCATGAACGGCACTCGTGGATCGTGCAACAGCAGCGGCGTATGGCCGAGGCCCGACGGATGTCATTGCGGCAGGCCGAGACGTTGACGCCCCTCCCCAGCGCTCCCGCCGGTGATGGAGGGAATGCCGGTGTCGATGGCCGCCGGGGCGGCGATCAGCCGCAGCTCCCCATGTTCGACCGTTCGGCCATGTGGACCGATGAGCGCAAACATGCCGCCGCGGCTGCGATCGATGCCGCGCTTCCGGGGCTGTTGCGCAAGTGGGCGCCCATCGTCGGGCGTTCGCCGAGCCATGTCACCTTGCGGGTCATGACGTCGCGCTGGGGGTCATGCACGCCGAAAACCGGGCGTATCCGGCTGAATCTTCAGCTTGGTCTGATGGAGCCGCGATTTTTGGAGTACGTTCTCGTCCATGAAATGACCCATCTGTGGGCCAATGGTCACGGGGCTGATTTTCAGCGGCGGATGAGCGCTTATCTGCCGAGCTGGCGTGAGCTGCGCCGTGAACTCAACAAGCGCGTACTGCTGTGA
- a CDS encoding Dps family protein: protein MTLAFVVPGLDEAASEKAIAILQNRLSQEQEAALVLKHAHWNVTGPNFIAVHEMLDPEVEAVLAQADETAERIATLGGTPDGRADAITRNRTWKPFDVDGRAGTEKYLEALIEYYDAFIADDRKAIAELDELDVISSNIIQDHVQELEKFQWFMRSHLA, encoded by the coding sequence ATGACACTTGCATTCGTTGTGCCGGGACTGGACGAAGCCGCCTCCGAGAAGGCCATTGCCATTCTGCAGAACCGACTGAGCCAGGAGCAGGAGGCCGCGCTGGTCCTGAAGCACGCTCACTGGAACGTGACCGGGCCGAACTTCATCGCCGTGCACGAGATGCTCGACCCTGAGGTCGAGGCAGTGCTCGCGCAGGCCGATGAGACCGCCGAACGCATCGCCACGCTGGGCGGCACGCCTGACGGCCGCGCCGATGCCATCACCCGCAACCGCACCTGGAAGCCGTTCGACGTCGACGGTCGCGCCGGCACCGAGAAGTACCTTGAGGCCCTGATCGAGTATTACGACGCGTTCATCGCCGATGACCGCAAGGCCATCGCCGAGCTGGACGAGCTGGACGTGATCAGCTCCAACATCATCCAGGACCACGTGCAGGAGCTTGAGAAGTTCCAGTGGTTCATGCGTTCGCATCTGGCGTGA